A genomic window from Aquila chrysaetos chrysaetos chromosome 9, bAquChr1.4, whole genome shotgun sequence includes:
- the TBC1D10A gene encoding TBC1 domain family member 10A isoform X2 has protein sequence MLRLEEVPLEVLRQRESKWLDMLNNWDKWMAKKHKKIRLRCQKGIPPSLRGRAWQYLSGSKVKLEQNIGKFDELDLLPGDPKWLDVIERDLHRQFPFHEMFVSRGGHGQQDLFRVLKAYTLYRPEEGYCQAQAPIAAVLLMHMPAEQAFWCLVQICEKYLPGYYSEKLEAIQLDGQILFSLLHKVSPVAYKHLSKQKIDPILYMTEWFMCAFSRTLPWSSVLRVWDMFFCEGVKIIFRVGLVLLKHTLGSSDKLKSCQGQYETMERLRALSPKIMQETFLVQEVIELPVTERQIEREHLIQLKKWRETHGELQCKSPPRLHGAKAISEAEPPTHKALEPVPSIIVPPGPAPVPKARKSKEKNREKGPASPANGPGAEGNGAPGSTRELLHPQVSPHHQSKESLSSRESEDTYL, from the exons ATCCGGCTGCGGTGCCAGAAGGGGATCCCACCCTCGCTGCGGGGCCGTGCCTGGCAGTACCTCTCTGGGAGCAAGGTCAAGTTGGAGCAGAACATCGGCAAGTTTGAC gaaCTCGATCTCCTCCCGGGGGACCCGAAGTGGCTGGATGTGATTGAGCGGGATCTCCATCGGCAGTTCCCCTTCCACGAGATGTTCGTCTCGCGCGGAGGCCATGG GCAGCAGGACCTGTTTCGGGTGCTGAAGGCATACACGCTGTACCGCCCAGAGGAGGGCTACTGCCAAGCTCAGGCCCCCATCGCCGCCGTCCTGCTCATGCACATGCCGGCCGAG CAAGCTTTTTGGTGCCTGGTGCAGATCTGCGAGAAGTACCTGCCCGGTTATTACAGCGAGAAGCTG GAGGCCATTCAGCTGGACGGGCAGATCCTCTTCTCGCTGCTGCACAAGGTCTCGCCTGTGGCCTACAAGCACCTGAGCAAGCAGAAGATCGATCCCATCCTCTACATGACGGAGTGGTTCATGTGCGCCTTCTCCCGCACGCTGCCCTGGAGCTCTGTCCTGCGCGTCTGGGACATGTTCTTCTGTGAAG GCGTGAAGATCATCTTCCGCGTGGGCCTCGTGCTGCTCAAACACACCCTGGGCTCCTCGGACAAGCTCAAGTCCTGCCAGGGCCAGTACGAGACCATGGAGAGGCTGAGGGCCCTCAGCCCCAAGATCATGCAGGAGACCTTCCTGGTGCAGGAG GTCATCGAGCTACCGGTGACGGAGCGTCAGATCGAGCGGGAGCACCTGATCCAGCTGAAGAAGTGGCGGGAGACGCACGGGGAGCTGCAGTGCAAGTCCCCCCCGCGCCTGCACGGCGCCAAGGCCATCAGTGAGGCCGAGCCCCCCACCCACAAGGCGCTGGAGCCCGTCCCCTCCATCATCGTCCCCCCCGGGCCCGCCCCCGTGCCCAAGGCCCGCAAGAGCAAGGAGAAGAACCGAGAAAAGGGTCCGGCCAGCCCCGCCAACGGCCCCGGGGCCGAGGGCAACGGGGCGCCCGGCTCGACCCGGGAGCTGCTGCACCCCCAGGTCTCCCCCCACCACCAGTCCAAGGAGAGCCTGAGCTCCCGGGAGAGCGAGGACACGTACTTGTAG